A single genomic interval of Ramlibacter sp. harbors:
- a CDS encoding DNA polymerase III subunit epsilon, producing the protein MKKSTRVLWLATAAVGALLALWLAFDVALVGSTLTPPQQQAMLALLGPRAVLLVMSWVFAVAGAAALLHWLVQRHVVAPGRLLERAQVLLTSGADQVPGPGAAGPAPLAALESVVLELARQRDALRDDVAREVARGTRELQEERNQLSALVSELSEGVLVCNLDGDIVLYNARARLLCRALPPSKGPADGSELVGIGRPIHDIFRRELVEHALDDVRRRLARGAVSPTAQFVTFTRGGQLLRVQVAPVRPAVPGATESTLQGFVLTLANLARAHDDAARQDQQLQMLHQGLRSSLEGLGAATRRLEETLVPAQAQVQALAQVRAHVLDMETRLAALARQATAAEQTRWPLEDMLGSDLLEAAQTRVQSQCGRPVVAAPPEEAIWLRADSFSLLQALSHLARRLVNEFDVKFLTLRLTRSQGRACLDLAWSGHAVSTETTMAWEMDAMDLSGEVTSLSVRDVVARHGSELGFERDRARHEACFRWLLPLSGLSEPHAEELQPEDHDFGLFAPASNALPRDQQPLAALTCTVFDTETTGLSPADGDEVVQLGAVRIVNGKLRVNEHFDQLVNPGRPIPEAAVRIHGITSDMVAGQPRFAQVLPAFHAFARDTVLVAHNAAFDMKLLQLQEEATGLSFRQPVLDTLLLSAVAQPHQASHSLDAIADRLGIAVRDRHSALGDALTTAEIFLRLIPLLAARGIHTLGQAEAASRRTRYARVTY; encoded by the coding sequence ATGAAGAAATCCACCCGCGTCCTGTGGCTGGCAACAGCCGCTGTCGGGGCGCTGCTGGCCCTGTGGCTGGCCTTCGATGTGGCGCTGGTTGGCTCGACCCTGACGCCGCCACAGCAGCAGGCCATGCTGGCGCTCCTGGGGCCGCGTGCCGTCCTGCTGGTCATGAGCTGGGTCTTCGCCGTGGCGGGTGCCGCCGCGCTGCTTCACTGGCTGGTGCAGCGCCATGTGGTTGCTCCGGGACGCCTGCTCGAGCGGGCGCAGGTGTTGCTGACCAGCGGCGCGGATCAAGTGCCCGGCCCTGGCGCGGCCGGTCCGGCGCCGCTGGCGGCGCTGGAGTCCGTGGTCCTGGAGCTTGCGCGCCAGCGTGACGCGCTGCGTGATGACGTGGCGCGCGAGGTGGCACGCGGGACCCGTGAATTGCAGGAGGAGCGAAACCAGCTCAGCGCGCTGGTCTCCGAGTTGAGCGAAGGTGTGCTGGTGTGCAACCTCGACGGAGACATCGTGCTGTACAACGCCCGGGCCCGGCTGTTGTGCCGGGCGCTTCCGCCATCGAAGGGGCCGGCGGATGGCAGTGAGCTTGTTGGCATCGGCAGGCCGATCCATGACATATTCAGGCGCGAACTGGTTGAGCATGCGCTCGACGACGTTCGTCGGCGCCTCGCGCGGGGCGCGGTGAGCCCCACGGCCCAGTTCGTGACGTTCACCCGGGGTGGGCAGCTGCTGCGCGTGCAGGTTGCGCCGGTTCGCCCGGCCGTGCCGGGTGCCACCGAATCCACCCTGCAGGGCTTTGTGCTGACGCTGGCCAATCTCGCGCGAGCCCATGACGATGCCGCGCGGCAAGACCAGCAGTTGCAGATGCTCCATCAGGGGCTGCGGTCTTCATTGGAGGGATTGGGCGCCGCCACCCGCCGGCTGGAGGAAACCCTGGTTCCCGCTCAGGCGCAGGTACAAGCCCTGGCACAGGTGCGAGCCCATGTGCTGGACATGGAGACGCGGCTGGCGGCGCTGGCGCGCCAGGCGACGGCGGCCGAGCAGACGCGCTGGCCTCTGGAGGACATGCTGGGCTCGGATCTGCTGGAGGCAGCGCAGACCAGGGTCCAGTCCCAGTGCGGCCGGCCGGTGGTGGCCGCGCCGCCTGAAGAGGCGATCTGGCTGAGGGCCGACAGTTTTTCACTGTTGCAGGCGCTGAGCCACCTCGCGCGCCGGCTGGTGAACGAGTTTGATGTGAAATTCCTGACCCTGAGGCTGACCCGCTCCCAGGGAAGGGCTTGTCTGGACCTGGCCTGGTCAGGGCATGCGGTCAGCACCGAGACCACGATGGCGTGGGAGATGGACGCGATGGATCTGAGCGGGGAGGTGACCTCGCTCAGCGTGCGTGACGTGGTGGCCCGGCACGGCAGCGAGCTGGGCTTTGAACGCGATCGGGCCAGACACGAAGCCTGCTTTCGCTGGCTTCTGCCGCTGTCGGGGCTGTCCGAGCCCCATGCCGAAGAGCTCCAGCCTGAAGACCATGACTTTGGGCTGTTTGCGCCGGCATCGAACGCCTTGCCGCGGGACCAGCAGCCACTGGCCGCGCTGACCTGCACCGTGTTCGACACCGAGACCACGGGGCTCAGCCCCGCGGACGGAGATGAGGTGGTTCAACTTGGCGCCGTGCGCATCGTGAACGGCAAGCTGCGGGTCAATGAACACTTCGACCAGCTGGTGAATCCCGGACGGCCCATTCCCGAGGCTGCGGTGCGGATTCACGGCATTACCAGTGACATGGTGGCGGGCCAGCCGCGTTTTGCGCAGGTGCTACCCGCGTTTCATGCCTTCGCGCGTGACACCGTGCTGGTCGCCCACAACGCGGCGTTTGACATGAAGCTGCTGCAACTGCAGGAAGAGGCGACCGGCCTGAGCTTCCGGCAGCCGGTGCTTGACACCTTGCTGCTGTCAGCGGTCGCGCAGCCCCATCAGGCGTCGCACTCGCTGGACGCCATTGCAGACCGTCTCGGCATTGCCGTGCGGGACCGCCACAGCGCCCTCGGGGATGCGCTGACGACCGCCGAGATCTTTCTGCGCCTGATCCCCTTGCTGGCGGCGCGAGGCATCCACACGCTCGGGCAAGCCGAAGCCGCGTCACGGCGTACCCGGTATGCCCGCGTCACCTACTAG